One segment of Rosa chinensis cultivar Old Blush chromosome 6, RchiOBHm-V2, whole genome shotgun sequence DNA contains the following:
- the LOC112169776 gene encoding squalene monooxygenase SE2 yields MVSYEYVLAGVLVSLLGSIFFMIISSILGGKKQFGNGEFLPEMEEEKTTDVIIVGAGVAGAALAYTLAKEGRRVHVIERDLSEPDRIVGELLQPGGYLKLIELGREDCANESIDAQKVFGYALYKEGRIQHCLIPWRNTVQMWPGGVYTMGVSFKECVKKLPLFQM; encoded by the exons ATGGTTTCGTACGAGTATGTTTTGGCTGGGGTGTTAGTTTCTTTGCTGGGCTCTATTTTCTTCATGATCATCAGCTCGATTTTGGGAGGAAAGAAACAATTCGGAAACGGTGAGTTTCTGCCGGAAATGGAGGAGGAGAAAACTACCGATGTCATCATTGTTGGTGCCGGAGTTGCTGGTGCAGCTCTTGCTTACACTCTTGCCAAG GAAGGACGGCGTGTGCATGTAATTGAAAGAGACTTAAGTGAGCCAGACAGAATTGTTGGGGAGCTGTTGCAGCCTGGGGGATATCTCAAATTGATTGAGTTGGGTCGTGAAG ATTGTGCGAATGAGTCGATTGATGCCCAGAAAGTGTTTGGTTATGCTCTTTACAAAGAGGGAAGGATACAACACTGTCTTATCCCTTGGAGAAATACAGTTCAGATGTGGCCGGGAGGAGTTTACACAATGGGCGTTTCATTCAAAGAATGCGTGAAAAAGCTGCCACTCTTTCAAA TGTGA
- the LOC112172133 gene encoding squalene monooxygenase SE1, with product MVSYEYVLGGVLASLLGSVFLMIICSTFSAKKKVEDLKTNNGFVRMPQNGAFRPEMEEEEKSTDVVIVGAGVAGAALAYTLAKEGRRVHVIERDLSEPDRIVGELLQPGGYLKLIELGLEDCANESIDAQKVFGYALYKDGKDTKLSYPLEQYSSDVAGRSFHNGRFIQRMREKATTLSNVKLEQGSVTTLIEEKGIVKGVIYKNKAGEEMRTYAPLTIVCDGCFSNLRKSLSAPKVESPSCFVGLVLENCDLPHANHGHVILGDPSPILFYPISSTEIRCLVDVPGTKVPSVASGEMANYLKTVVAPQVPPQLYNAFMVAIEKGNIRSMQNKSMAANPVPTPGAILLGDSFNMRHPLTGGGMTVALSDIVLLRDLLRPLRDLNDAPALCNYLESFYTLRKPVSSTINTLAGALYKVFCASPDPARQEMREACFGYLSLGGICSYGPVSLLSGLNPRPLHLFLHFFAVAIYGVGRLMLPFPSPQRTWLGFRLILSASGIIFPIIKGEGVRQMFFPATVPAYYRSPPVH from the exons ATGGTGTCTTACGAGTACGTTCTGGGTGGAGTCTTGGCTTCTCTGCTCGGCTCTGTTTTCCTCATGATCATCTGCAGCACTTTTAGCGCCAAGAAAAAGGTGGAGGATTTGAAAACTAATAATGGGTTTGTAAGGATGCCGCAGAACGGTGCTTTTCGGCCggagatggaggaggaggagaaaagtACCGACGTCGTCATTGTCGGCGCCGGAGTTGCCGGTGCAGCTCTTGCTTACACTCTTGCCAAG GAAGGACGGCGTGTACATGTTATTGAAAGAGACTTGAGTGAGCCAGACAGAATTGTTGGTGAGCTTTTGCAGCCTGGGGGTTATCTCAAATTGATTGAGTTGGGTCTTGAAG ATTGTGCAAACGAGTCAATTGATGCTCAGAAGGTGTTTGGTTATGCTCTTTACAAAGATGGCAAGGATACAAAACTATCTTATCCCTTGGAGCAGTATAGTTCAGATGTGGCTGGGAGAAGTTTCCACAATGGGCGTTTTATTCAAAGAATGCGTGAAAAAGCTACAACTCTTTCAAA TGTCAAATTGGAACAAGGATCGGTGACAACACTAATCGAGGAAAAGGGCATTGTCAAAGGGGTGATTTACAAGAACAAGGCTGGAGAGGAGATGAGAACATATGCTCCACTAACAATCGTGTGCGATGGCTGCTTTTCAAATCTGCGCAAATCTCTCAGTGCTCCAAAG GTTGAAAGTCCCTCTTGTTTTGTTGGTTTGGTGTTAGAGAACTGTGATCTTCCACATGCAAATCATGGACATGTGATTTTGGGAGACCCTTCACCCATCCTGTTTTACCCTATTAGTTCCACTGAGATTCGTTGCTTGGTCGATGTACCTGGGACAAAAGTACCTTCAGTTGCTAGTGGTGAAATGGCCAACTATTTGAAGACTGTGGTGGCTCCTCAG GTTCCCCCACAGCTGTACAATGCTTTTATGGTTGCAATAGAGAAAGGAAACATTAGATCCATGCAAAACAAAAGCATGGCTGCTAATCCTGTTCCCACTCCTGGTGCAATTTTGTTGGGGGATTCATTCAATATGAGGCATCCTTTAACAGGAGGAGGGATGACCGTGGCTCTTTCAGACATAGTTCTTCTCCGCGATCTTCTTAGACCCCTACGTGATCTCAATGATGCACCTGCTTTGTGCAATTACCTTGAATCATTTTATACATTGCGTAAG CCTGTGTCATCTACTATAAACACATTGGCAGGTGCTTTGTACAAGGTGTTTTGTGCATCGCCTGATCCAGCAAGACAGGAAATGCGTGAAGCATGTTTTGGCTATTTGAGCCTTGGAGGAATCTGTTCATATGGACCAGTATCTCTGCTCTCTGGCCTTAACCCTCGTCCGCTTCACTTGTTCCTCCATTTCTTTGCTGTTGCTATCTATGGTGTTGGGCGGTTAATGCTTCCATTCCCTTCACCTCAACGCACCTGGCTTGGGTTTAGATTGATCTTG agtGCATCAGGCATCATATTCCCCATTATAAAGGGAGAAGGAGTTAGACAGATGTTCTTTCCAGCAACGGTGCCAGCATATTATAGATCACCACCTGTTCATTGA